One Paralichthys olivaceus isolate ysfri-2021 chromosome 21, ASM2471397v2, whole genome shotgun sequence genomic window carries:
- the fgf21 gene encoding fibroblast growth factor 21 yields the protein MYLQMTQDGRVSGSDVQTLYSVLQLKSVQPGHVVIQGLSSSLFLCVDSGGRLRGQTHYSEADCTFQELLLADGYTRFLSSHHGFPVSLALKNSPGRHTVPFTRFLPLTNTLTRESMSERPPNSQSNFNMDTDDLLGMGLNSMVSPQFSARK from the exons ATGTATCTACAGATGACCCAGGATGGCAGAGTGTCAGGAAGTGACGTTCAGACACTTTACA GTGTGCTGCAGCTTAAATCTGTTCAACCAGGCCACGTAGTCATCCAGGGACTGTCATCATCCCTGTTCCTCTGTGTGGACAGCGGAGGCCGTCTGAGGGGACAG ACGCACTACTCAGAGGCTGACTGCACCttccaggagctgctgctggcagACGGCTACACCCGCTTCCTCTCCTCGCACCATGGATTTCCGGTGTCGCTGGCATTGAAAAACTCCCCAGGTCGACACACGGTCCCCTTTACTCGGTTCCTACCACTTACAAACACTCTGACAAGAGAGAGCATGTCTGAACGACCACCAAACAGTCAGAGTAATTTCAACATGGATACAGATGACCTTCTGGGAATGGGCCTAAACTCTATGGTCAGTCCTCAGTTCTCAGCGAGGAAATGA
- the LOC109626642 gene encoding potassium voltage-gated channel subfamily A member 7-like — translation MDSSDPQDDERGCRRKESDGEKDKQLKNQLNNEEKGEKEIQGNEKEKKKERRRSGSLWRSGWALSERLAINVSGMRYETQLRTLAQFPDSLLGDPRRRSRYFDPLRNELFLDRNRACFDAILYFYQSGGRLRRPANIPLDIFMDELMFYELGEDIVNRFKEDEGFPKEEERPLPSNMIQKRLWMLFEHPESSSGARIIAIISVMVIVVSILIFCLETLPDFRHEKEMREEYFYKYHSQEKNVSENMPLPQSVFHDPFFLVETMCICWFSFELFMRLTCCPSKTHFFKDVMNIIDFSAILPYFVTLGTELAKDNDASPATSLAIIRVIRLVRVFRIFKLSRHSKGLQILGQTLKASMRELGLLIFFLFIGVILFSSAIYFAEADHTNTAFISIPHAFWWAVVTMTTVGYGDMYPETVWGKLVGSMCAIAGVLTISLPVPVIVSNFSYFYHRETECVDQTEYAHIQSTLWEDEEPEGEEIDEGDRDPDGEYYAIEGICNPLNGTLLGELCTAQSTEFRGGNTYLREPLVTQV, via the exons ATGGACAGCAGCGACCCACAGGACGACGAGAGAGGATGCAGAAGGAAAGAGAGCgatggagagaaagacaaacagctgaAGAACCAGCTCAACAAtgaggaaaaaggagaaaaggaaatccaaggaaatgagaaagagaagaagaaagagcgTCGCCGTTCTGGGTCTCTATGGAGGAGTGGATGGGCGTTGAGTGAAAGACTCGCCATCAATGTGTCAGGGATGCGCTATGAAACTCAGCTTCGCACCTTAGCCCAGTTCCCTGACTCCCTGCTCGGTGACCCCAGGCGGAGGTCACGGTACTTTGACCCTCTTCGAAATGAGCTCTTCCTGGACCGCAATCGGGCCTGCTTTGATGCCATTCTGTATTTCTACCAGTCAGGTGGGAGACTTCGGAGGCCAGCAAACATACCCCTGGACATCTTCATGGACGAGCTGATGTTCTACGAGCTAGGAGAGGACATCGTCAACCGTTTCAAGGAGGACGAAGGTTTTccaaaagaggaggagagaccgCTGCCATCCAACATGATTCAGAAAAGACTGTGGATGCTGTTTGAGCACCCTGAGTCCTCGTCGGGTGCACGTATCATAGCCATCATCAGTGTTATGGTCATTGTGGTGTCCATCCTCATCTTCTGCCTGGAGACACTACCTGACTTCAGGCATGAGAAAGAGATGCGAGAG GAATATTTTTACAAGTACCACTCCCAAGAAAAGAATGTATCCGAGAACATGCCTCTTCCACAAAGTGTTTTTCATGACCCCTTCTTCTTGGTGGAGACCATGTGTATATGCTGGTTCTCCTTCGAGCTCTTCATGCGCCTCACTTGCTGTCCCAGTAAGACGCACTTCTTCAAGGATGTCATGAACATCATTGATTTCAGTGCCATCCTGCCATATTTTGTCACTCTGGGAACAGAGCTGGCCAAAGACAATGACGCCAGTCCAGCAACATCTTTGGCCATCATCAGAGTCATCAGGTTAGTGAGAGTGTTCAGGATCTTCAAGTTGTCTCGTCACTCCAAGGGCCTTCAGATCCTTGGTCAGACACTGAAGGCCAGCATGCGAGAGCTGGGCCTGCttatcttcttcctctttattGGCGTCATCCTTTTCTCCAGCGCCATCTACTTTGCTGAGGCCGATCACACCAACACAGCCTTTATCAGTATACCACACGCCTTTTGGTGGGCAGTTGTCACTATGACCACAGTGGGCTATGGGGACATGTACCCAGAAACAGTATGGGGTAAGCTTGTGGGCTCAATGTGTGCCATAGCTGGCGTGCTTACCATATCACTACCAGTGCCTGTCATTGTATCCAATTTTAGCTACTTCTACCATCGGGAGACTGAATGTGTGGATCAAACCGAGTACGCCCATATCCAGTCAACACTCTGGGAGGACGAGGAGCCAGAAGGAGAGGAAATAGATGAAGGGGATAGGGATCCAGATGGAGAATATTATGCCATTGAAGGCATCTGTAACCCTCTGAATGGCACTCTGCTGGGTGAACTGTGCACAGCGCAGAGCACAGAGTTCAGAGGGGGAAATACATATCTGAGGGAACCACTGGTCACTCAGGTTTAA